In Trifolium pratense cultivar HEN17-A07 linkage group LG7, ARS_RC_1.1, whole genome shotgun sequence, a genomic segment contains:
- the LOC123895452 gene encoding uncharacterized protein LOC123895452: MDHRFSERSNIVLSSFSCLDPKNSFSKFDVDKLARLADIYHEDFSNNDRGTIREQLETYIVHVRRHVSFSTCEDVQSLALKMVQTDKRFVFPLVYKLIELALILPVSTASVERAFSAMSIIKNKLRNKINDEWFNDLMICYTEREIFKSLDDIDIIRSFTAKKSRKGHLPPNFM, translated from the coding sequence ATGGATCACCGCTTTAGTGAACGAAGTAACATTGTGCTTAGTTCTTTCTCATGTCTTGACCCCAAGAATTCTTTCTCCAAGTTTGATGTTGATAAACTTGCTCGTCTTGCTGATATTTATCATGAAGACTTTTCTAATAATGACCGTGGAACAATAAGGGAGCAACTTGAGACATATATAGTTCATGTTAGAAGACATGTATCATTTTCTACTTGCGAAGATGTTCAAAGTTTGGCTTTGAAGATGGTTCAAACTGATAAACGTTTCGTATTTCCATTGGTCTACAAACTTATTGAGCTGGCTTTGATATTACCGGTGTCGACAGCATCCGTTGAAAGGGCTTTTTCAGCAATGTCGATTATTAAGAATAAATTGCGCAACAAGATCAATGATGAGTGGTTCAATGACTTGATGATATGTTATACCGAGCGGGAGATATTCAAGTCACTTGATGATATTGATATTATCCGATCCTTCACCGCAAAGAAGTCTCGGAAAGGGCATTTACCTCCTAATTTTATGTAG
- the LOC123896524 gene encoding serine carboxypeptidase-like 51: MNQSPTLDYPIFENNGVILNRIIIEANMFWWHYKSPYKVENSSEPWPIILWLQGGPGDSGIGLGNFEEIGPLDVNLKQRNFTWLRKADLLFVDTPVGTGFSFVEDSTLLVKTDDDAATDLTTLLIKIFNNDSTLQKCNLFIFGESYGGKFAATLGLSAYKAIKNGTLKATLGGVVLADSWISPEDYVLSWAPLLKDLSRIDDNGLQKSNILAEKIKQQLEAGEFLNAFDTWNQTEAVISNSSNYVNFYDFTEDNGSHINTMSTTKKRLFNEISMRRYSNYITSTVGNDDMKILYTLLNGAIKEKLKIIPRNLTWQPVLQYVLENFKGDFMKPRISEVDELLALGVNVTIYNGQVDLICSTKGTEAWVKKLKWSGLQNFLSQDRTPLYCGSERKTKGFFKSYENLSFYWILDAGHNVPIYQPCIALNMVGAITQSPAA; the protein is encoded by the exons atgaatcaatccccaaccctaga TTATccaatttttgaaaataatggtGTTATTTTGAATCGTATTATCATAGAAGCAAATATGTTCTGGTGGCATTATAAAAGTCCATACAAAGTGGAGAATTCCTCCGAGCCATGGCCAATAATTCTCTGGTTGCAAGGAGGACCT gGTGATTCAGGAATTGGACTTGGAAATTTTGAAGAGATTGGCCCTCTTGATGTCAATTTGAAGCAAAGGAATTTCACTTGGTTGAGAAAAGCAGATTTGCTATTTGTG GACACTCCGGTTGGAACAGGGTTCAGTTTTGTCGAGGATTCAACATTACTTGTTAAAACAGACGACGATGCAGCCACCGACTTGACTAcattattaatcaaaatatttaacAATGATTCAACCCTTCAAAAGtgtaatttattcatttttggaGAATCTTATGGTGGAAAATTTGCTGCTACTCTTGGATTATCAGCCTACAAAGCAATTAAAAATGGAACACTGAAGGCTACACTTGGAg GTGTGGTATTAGCAGATAGTTGGATCTCCCCAGAAGATTATGTG CTCTCATGGGCTCCTCTATTGAAAGACCTCTCAAGAATTGATGACAATGGACTACAAAAATCAAACAT TTTGGCTGAAAAGATCAAGCAACAACTCGAAGCTGGTGAATTTCTAAATGCATTTGATACTTGGAATCAAACTGAAGCTGTAATAAGCAATAGCAGCAATTATGTG AATTTCTATGATTTTACGGAGGATAATGGAAGCCATATAAATACCATGTCAACAACAAAGAAGAGATTATTCAATGAAATATCAATGAGGCGTTACTCCAACTATATTACTTCTACAGTTGGTAATGATGATATGAAGATTCTATACACCTTATTAAATGGTGCCATAAAGGAAAAATTAAAGATCATTCCACGGAATCTTAC ATGGCAACCCGTGTTACAATATGTGTTAGAAAATTTTAAAGGTGATTTTATGAAGCCAAGAATTAGTGAG GTTGATGAGTTGCTAGCTCTCGGGGTCAATGTGACTATCTACAATGGACAA GTTGATCTAATTTGTTCAACCAAGGGAACGGAAGCTTGGGTCAAGAAACTCAA ATGGTCAGGCCTTCAAAATTTCTTGAGCCAAGATAGAACTCCATTGTATTGTGGAAGTGAAAGAAAGACCAAAGGCTTTTTTAAGTCATATGAAAACTTAAGTTTCTATTGGATACTTGATGCTGGCCATAAT GTACCTATTTATCAGCCATGCATAGCACTAAACATGGTGGGTGCAATTACACAATCACCAGCGGCTTGA
- the LOC123895456 gene encoding serine carboxypeptidase-like 51, translated as MQYKLLASFIIVYSYYYYLLLFFIFTMAKLYVFLATLICIGILFHDGKVGALSSEDGSEEWGYVQVRPKAHMFWWHYKSPYRVENSSEPWPIILWLGGGPPGGSAVAIGNFQEIGPLDLDLKQRNFTWLRKADLLFVENPVGIGYSFVEDYTSLFVKTDEDAATDLVTLLIKVFNNDSFLQKCNLFIFGESYGGKFAATLGLSAYKAIKNGTLKAKLGGVVLADSWISPEDYVFSWAPLLKDLSRIDDNGLQKSNILAEKMKQQLDAGEFSNAFDTWKEVEDVISNSSNYVSFTDFMADVGRNLSTTKKRSFFEISMRRKDDVYNLLNGAIRKKLKIIPKILMWTPWCEGVFNSLKCDFMKPRIAEVDELLALGVNVTIYNGQVDLLCSTKGTEAWVKKLKYLFLSHA; from the exons ATGCAATATAAATTGCTAGCGAGTTTCATTATTGTTTactcatattattattacttgttattgtttttcattttcacaaTGGCAAAGCTTTATGTGTTTTTGGCCACTCTTATATGCATTGGTATCCTATTTCATGATGGAAAAGTTGGTGCTTTGAGTAGTGAAGATGGATCAGAGGAATGGGGATATGTACAAGTTAGACCTA AAGCACACATGTTTTGGTGGCATTATAAAAGTCCCTACAGAGTGGAGAATTCCTCCGAGCCATGGCCAATAATTCTCTGGTTGGGGGGAGGACCACCA GGTGGTTCAGCAGTTGCAATTGGAAATTTTCAAGAGATTGGCCCTCTTGATCTCGATTTGAAGCAAAGGAATTTCACTTGGTTGAGAAAAGCAGATTTGCTATTTGTG gaaaatCCAGTTGGAATAGGGTACAGTTTTGTTGAGGATTACACCAGCTTATTTGTTAAAACAGACGAGGATGCAGCCACCGACTTGGTTACATTATTAATCAAAGTATTCAATAATGATTCATTCCTCCAAAAGtgtaatttattcatttttggaGAATCTTATGGTGGAAAATTTGCTGCTACTCTTGGATTATCAGCCTACAAAGCAATTAAAAATGGAACATTGAAGGCCAAACTTGGAG GTGTGGTATTAGCAGATAGTTGGATCTCCCCAGAAGATTATGTG TTCTCATGGGCTCCTCTATTGAAAGACCTCTCAAGAATAGATGACAATGGACTACAAAAATCAAACAT TTTGGCTGAAAAGATGAAGCAACAACTTGATGCTGGTGAATTTTCGAATGCATTTGATACATGGAAAGAAGTTGAAGATGTAATTAGCAATAGCAGCAACTATGTG AGTTTCACTGATTTTATGGCGGATGTTGGAAGAAATTTGTCAACAACAAAGAAGAGATCATTCTTTGAAATATCAATGAGGCGTAAAGATGATGTATACAACTTATTAAATGGTgccataagaaaaaaattaaagatcaTTCCAAAGATTCTTAT GTGGACACCCTGGTGTGAAGGTGTGTTTAACAGTTTAAAATGTGATTTTATGAAACCAAGAATAGCTGAG GTTGATGAGTTGCTAGCTCTTGGGGTCAATGTGACTATCTACAATGGACAA GTTGATCTACTTTGTTCAACCAAGGGAACTGAAGCTTGGGTCAAGAAACTCAA GTACCTCTTTTTGAGCCATGCATAG